From a single Bacillus gobiensis genomic region:
- a CDS encoding alpha/beta fold hydrolase → MQTLNCTHIKTIKGVNIYYEHYENAGKQSLVLIHGFLSSTFSFRRLIPLLKKDFNLIAVDLPPFGRSEKSKKFIYSYKNMAELVLELIQLMNIKNPILVGHSMGGQISLYAAKQRPDLIKKVVLLCSSGYLKKSHPSLIFGTHVPYFYLYIKRWISKQGVLKNLSNVVHDRSLIDQEMIEGYMKPFLDDQIFIAMTRLIRHREGDLSTTDLKSIETPSLLIWGEEDKVVPIQIGQRLHGDLQDSRFYSLKKTGHLVPEENPNYVSEKIANFCMI, encoded by the coding sequence ATGCAAACACTTAATTGTACACATATAAAAACAATAAAAGGCGTCAATATCTATTACGAGCATTATGAAAACGCAGGCAAACAATCACTAGTGCTCATTCACGGGTTTCTTTCTTCGACATTCAGCTTTCGAAGATTAATTCCGCTGCTGAAAAAGGACTTTAACCTGATCGCAGTCGATCTTCCTCCTTTTGGCAGATCTGAAAAATCGAAGAAATTTATCTACTCATATAAAAATATGGCTGAGCTTGTCCTTGAGCTCATTCAATTAATGAACATAAAAAATCCAATTCTTGTCGGGCATTCCATGGGAGGCCAGATCTCGTTATACGCTGCCAAACAGAGACCTGATTTAATTAAGAAGGTTGTCTTGCTGTGCAGCTCCGGGTATTTAAAAAAATCTCACCCTTCTCTCATTTTCGGAACGCACGTGCCCTATTTTTATTTATATATTAAGCGTTGGATAAGCAAGCAGGGAGTTCTGAAAAACCTTTCGAATGTCGTTCATGATCGTTCACTTATTGACCAAGAGATGATCGAAGGCTATATGAAACCTTTTTTGGATGATCAAATTTTTATAGCAATGACCAGGCTCATCCGCCACCGGGAAGGCGACTTATCAACTACCGATTTAAAAAGCATCGAAACCCCTTCATTATTGATCTGGGGGGAAGAGGACAAAGTAGTTCCAATTCAAATCGGGCAGCGCCTTCATGGGGATTTGCAGGATTCCCGATTCTATTCCCTTAAAAAAACAGGGCATCTGGTGCCGGAAGAAAATCCAAATTACGTTTCAGAAAAAATCGCCAATTTTTGCATGATTTAG
- a CDS encoding DUF1871 family protein has protein sequence MEESRAVQHMIDIVKKWDPFAQGEGFYETEPVDVVRAVYLFDDSLILGKEIQAIYEISFDQNLDLSECVKLAEELLAIKEQSTC, from the coding sequence ATGGAAGAAAGCCGTGCAGTACAGCACATGATCGATATCGTCAAAAAGTGGGATCCTTTTGCACAAGGAGAAGGCTTTTATGAGACGGAACCAGTTGACGTCGTCCGTGCCGTTTATCTGTTTGATGATTCTTTAATTTTAGGTAAAGAGATTCAGGCTATTTATGAAATTTCATTTGATCAAAATTTGGATTTATCCGAATGTGTGAAACTTGCGGAAGAACTGCTGGCCATAAAAGAACAAAGCACTTGCTAA
- a CDS encoding MalY/PatB family protein produces the protein MIFDQLEKRYGSQSVKWDLTKELFGADDALPMWVADMDFKAPDAVIGELQKRLEHGIFGYSSPTLDTKKSVVNWLLSRHNWEIQQDSLVFSPGIVTALSMAVQAYTEPGDQVGILVPVYTPFHNVVKDNHRKLITSSLMEKNGRYEINFDELEEMLKQPETKLFIFCHPHNPSGRAWTKEELAKIGDLCLKHQVMVISDEIHSDLMLYNKRHVPLASLSPELADQTITCVAPSKTFNLAGLQASAIIIPNGKKRKLFTETMNRNGLNALNSFAITAIEAAYSYGENWLEELIPYLEKNVDLVKTSLQESLPEVKVMIPDASYLLWIDCRNLGLTDKELAHQLIHKGKLILEPGDKYGAGGEGFVRMNIGCPLQTVKDGISRFISTFQ, from the coding sequence ATGATTTTTGATCAATTAGAAAAGAGATACGGTTCACAATCAGTAAAATGGGATTTAACAAAAGAGCTTTTCGGAGCGGATGATGCCCTGCCAATGTGGGTAGCCGATATGGATTTCAAAGCGCCTGATGCCGTTATTGGCGAGTTGCAAAAACGTCTTGAGCATGGAATTTTCGGATATTCTTCTCCTACTCTTGATACCAAAAAATCAGTGGTCAACTGGCTTTTAAGTCGCCATAATTGGGAGATACAGCAAGACAGCCTGGTATTTTCCCCAGGAATCGTTACCGCTTTGAGCATGGCGGTACAAGCCTACACAGAGCCAGGTGATCAAGTGGGAATACTGGTTCCCGTTTATACTCCTTTTCATAATGTCGTGAAAGATAATCATCGCAAGCTGATAACAAGCTCTTTAATGGAAAAGAACGGAAGGTATGAAATAAACTTTGACGAACTTGAGGAAATGCTGAAGCAGCCTGAAACAAAATTGTTTATTTTCTGCCATCCTCATAATCCTTCAGGGAGAGCTTGGACAAAAGAGGAGCTTGCCAAAATAGGAGATCTTTGCTTGAAACATCAAGTGATGGTCATTTCTGATGAAATCCATTCCGATTTAATGCTTTACAATAAGCGCCATGTGCCATTAGCATCTCTTTCTCCCGAGTTAGCGGATCAAACGATCACATGCGTCGCGCCAAGTAAGACATTTAATTTGGCTGGCTTGCAAGCCTCCGCTATCATCATTCCTAATGGAAAAAAAAGAAAGCTCTTCACAGAAACGATGAATAGAAATGGGTTAAACGCATTAAATTCTTTTGCTATCACCGCCATAGAAGCAGCTTATTCATATGGGGAGAATTGGCTAGAGGAGCTCATTCCTTACCTCGAAAAAAACGTAGATTTAGTAAAAACCAGCCTTCAGGAGTCTCTTCCGGAAGTTAAAGTAATGATTCCAGATGCTTCTTATCTTCTCTGGATCGACTGCAGGAATTTAGGTCTTACAGACAAAGAGTTGGCACATCAGCTTATTCATAAAGGCAAGCTGATTCTCGAACCCGGCGATAAGTACGGAGCCGGCGGTGAGGGCTTCGTTCGAATGAATATAGGCTGCCCTCTTCAAACGGTTAAAGACGGTATCAGCCGTTTCATTTCAACTTTTCAATAA
- a CDS encoding kinase-associated lipoprotein B, with product MNEFQIGDDVKVFYKTGAYTGVITDIKPAHYLVRVQSVDKHPDQGDLHNPKRVDVPLFHERRALAFREQVNIPFQMVKKFDGSHSDYEESLRTAIEKLKTRLKEDDSLWAKKSLENLSTLAEEYFQTK from the coding sequence ATGAATGAATTTCAAATCGGCGACGATGTAAAAGTTTTTTATAAAACGGGGGCATACACAGGAGTCATAACGGATATAAAACCCGCCCATTATCTTGTCAGAGTCCAATCCGTGGATAAACATCCCGACCAAGGAGACTTGCACAATCCTAAACGAGTAGATGTACCGCTTTTTCATGAAAGAAGAGCTCTTGCCTTTCGTGAACAAGTAAATATACCTTTCCAAATGGTGAAAAAATTTGACGGCAGCCATTCGGACTATGAAGAATCTCTGCGGACAGCGATAGAAAAACTAAAAACTCGGCTTAAAGAGGACGATTCTCTTTGGGCAAAAAAATCACTGGAGAATCTAAGTACTCTTGCCGAAGAATATTTCCAAACAAAATAA